One Vanessa cardui chromosome 17, ilVanCard2.1, whole genome shotgun sequence DNA window includes the following coding sequences:
- the LOC124537116 gene encoding THAP domain-containing protein 11-like, whose protein sequence is MVNTSCAVFRCGSTSHKHKGVRFHQFPRDERCLMWIQACKREDLKGKDAEQLRHMHICSLHFEQRMYGKQLLKKSAVPTLNLPATLTSDSSTQTENYNYAPLQVCTSQGVQTDDEVFYVLSGTEAPAALPVTQEYYQSDQRNDFAKDPHRSQMNVVEDNSNFITMEQFLMGCDAFLPDGLNALIKSHITLSIEYNDSNLLS, encoded by the exons ATGGTCAACACGAGCTGCGCGGTCTTCCGCTGCGGCTCGACGTCGCACAAGCACAAAGGAGTCAGGTTCCATCAGTTCCCGAGAGATGAAAG GTGCTTAATGTGGATCCAAGCGTGCAAGAGGGAGGATTTAAAAGGTAAAGACGCTGAACAGCTTCGCCACATGCACATATGCAGCTTGCATTTCGAGCAGCGAATGTATGGGAAGCAACTTTTGAAAAAATCGGCGGTGCCCACGCTGAACCTGCCCGCAACGCTCACCAGCGACAGCTCCACACAGACCGAGAATTATAACTATGCGCCATTGCAGGTGTGCACTAGCCAGGGCGTGCAAACGGACGACGAAGTATTCTATGTCCTGTCCGGCACAGAAGCGCCGGCAGCGCTCCCAGTAACGCAGGAGTATTATCAAAGCGACCAAAGAAATGACTTCGCAAAAGATCCCCATCGAAGTCAGATGAATGTCGTGGAAGACAATTCTAATTTTATAACGATGGAGCAATTTCTGATGGGATGCGACGCGTTCTTGCCGGACGGCCTGAACGCTTTGATCAAATCTCATATCACGTTATCCATCGAATATAATGATAGCAATTTACTGTCGTAA
- the LOC124537073 gene encoding uncharacterized protein LOC124537073, translated as MAYEYAVQNKIKHNFNDTLALAGKDWLTGFIKRNHLSIRKAQGVSLNRATTFNKEEVGMFFKLLAELMEKYKFLPRSIWNVDETGISAVQDPGKIVAEKGQQRVGSITSGERGKTVTAVCAVNATGVYVPPMLIYPRQRHSTALEADGPRGTVYRCSKNGWINEDLFVDWLKHFADFTKPSENEPILLILDNHSSHISLRAYEFCRSNNIVMLSLPPHGSHRIQPLDVSIYGPLKTAYKQECNLFIKNQFGKKITQNDLASLFRKAFQKIATIPKAEAGFAATGIYPLNPDVFTDEDFVAADILNSKVVVSAEEIRDRDNKTPETQTILDESIKYDQPTHYQANSSKSSSLADVIEPVSTNVPRTSVFEKPTDIYINPTPSTSGCGKTISVRDLLPLPSQSKDKRKKLSRKKHATILTGTPHKQVLVEKENRKITKEKKTPTLRIKSEKKTIKRKGKSMEKDIKRVLQNKNRRNESTSDSEVEMTDLREDEDTDADGDCENKCIICDDYGQHNELWYRCVLCGLWAHAECSGCDSPEGYICDLCLHKL; from the coding sequence ATGGCCTATGAATATGCTGTACAAAATAAGATTAAGCACAATTTTAATGATACACTTGCATTAGCTGGCAAGGATTGGCTTACaggatttataaaaagaaatcatttaTCCATTAGGAAAGCTCAAGGCGTGAGCCTGAATAGAGCAACTACTTTTAACAAGGAAGAAGTCGGTATGTTTTTTAAACTTCTTGCAGAGTTAATGGAAAAATACAAGTTTCTGCCAAGAAGCATATGGAATGTCGACGAGACCGGAATTTCCGCAGTACAAGACCCTGGAAAAATTGTAGCCGAGAAAGGACAGCAACGTGTAGGGTCTATAACTAGCGGAGAAAGAGGAAAGACCGTGACAGCTGTGTGCGCAGTGAATGCTACTGGAGTCTACGTCCCACCAATGTTAATTTATCCGCGACAGAGACATTCGACTGCTTTAGAAGCAGACGGCCCTCGAGGGACAGTCTATCGATGCTCGAAAAATGGTTGGATAAATGAAGATCTCTTCGTAGACTGGCTGAAGCATTTTGCAGATTTTACCAAACCGTCAGAAAACGAGCCCATATTGCTTATTCTCGACAATCATTCAAGTCACATATCTTTGAGGGCTTATGAATTTTGCAGAAGCAACAATATTGTGATGTTATCATTACCTCCACATGGCTCGCATAGAATACAGCCCCTAGATGTTTCCATTTACGGTCCATTAAAAACAGCCTATAAACAAGAGTGCaacctttttataaaaaatcaattcgGAAAAAAGATAACGCAAAATGATCTCGCATCACTGTTCAGGAAAGCTTTCCAAAAAATAGCAACCATTCCCAAAGCTGAAGCAGGTTTCGCTGCTACAGGAATATATCCTTTAAACCCGGATGTGTTTACAGACGAAGATTTCGTGGCTGCGGACATTTTAAATAGCAAAGTGGTTGTTTCGGCAGAAGAAATACGAGACCGAGATAATAAGACCCCAGAGACCCAAACAATATTAGatgaatcaataaaatatgaCCAGCCAACTCATTATCAGGCGAATTCATCTAAATCGTCATCACTTGCTGATGTGATTGAACCAGTCTCGACAAATGTACCAAGAACTTCCGTATTCGAGAAACCGACTGACATCTATATAAACCCCACTCCTTCTACTTCAGGATGTGGAAAGACTATCAGTGTTAGGGATCTTCTGCCACTGCCAAGTCAGTCGAAAGACAAGAGAAAAAAACTATCTCGCAAAAAACACGCAACAATCCTTACAGGAACTCCTCACAAACAAGTTTTGGTCGAGAAAGAAAACAGAAAAATTACGAAAGAGAAGAAAACACCGACTCTTAGaataaaatctgaaaaaaagacaattaaaagaaaaggaaaatcgATGGAAAAGGATATCAAGAGAGtgcttcaaaataaaaacaggcGTAATGAAAGTACTTCGGACTCGGAAGTGGAAATGACAGATTTGCGTGAAGATGAAGACACTGACGCTGATGGGGattgtgaaaataaatgcaTCATTTGTGATGATTACGGGCAACACAACGAGCTATGGTATAGATGTGTGCTGTGTGGTCTCTGGGCACATGCTGAGTGTTCTGGTTGCGACTCCCCTGAGGGTTATATCTGCGACTTATGCCTTCACAAACTTTGA